AATTTTGTACAGTTACGGTGTTTGATTTTCCTTCATCATTCAGCTTTCGCAACCTTAAAGCACAGGAGGAGCTCTGTAATAAGCAGGAACAGTAGCAGGGAAAAACATCTGTCGCACTCCTTCTGCCTTGATGATGGGTAAGATGATTCCTGATGCACCCTGTGATAGGCAAAAATCATAATGTGTTAAGACAGATTGTCAAAGAAAATCAGCAAAACTAGGATTCAGTTCCAAAAAAAGAGAGCGAAAATACCCACCGAAATCAATTTGGCTCCAATCCACACCCGTTTGGGAGAGGGAAAAGGTAATAACAAGCGACCGACGCCGTATATGGCCACAGCAAAGAAATGGACAACCAAGCTCAATGGGCGAGGGTTGAGGCCCGAGAGTAGAGAAACTGGTCCTTGGGAACAAACACCGCCGAGGCTCAAATAATCAAAGCATGCCTGCCGCATTTCCTTGAGTGCTTCATCAGGTGAAGCACAAAAAACCTTGTACAGGGCACCAGCCAATGTGTTTATTGTGGATGCTACAGGCTGCAAACAAGAACAATGCGAAACAAATTAGCTTGGAAGTCGATAGGGAAATAGTTTAGATTAAATGCGGAATTGAATTTTCAGTTACCAATCAAAATTAAGATCTCTGGTGTTGGGTTTGTGAAGTTTGATTAGTACATGCTGAAGTTATTGCAATAATATTCATTCTTACATAAAATCCTAACCGCATATGTTAGGGCAAAACCTAGATGCCTCATTGTTACTCTTGGTCCTCAGGTCCTCATTCAAGAACAAAGTGAATCAAGTGTGAGTTGTGGACATGGTGAAATCTTTTTGTGTCCAACTTTCTTTTTGCAATAATGATacacacacaacaatccaaacacaacatctcacatacatgtgggccccacacacactactgtgtgtggggcccacatgtatgtgagaggttgtgtttggtgttgtgtgtgtagcattcttgttctttttgtgcttgcttgattcttcttcttgccAGTGTGTTGTGTGTGTTTCATTTGTTGCCCAACAGCTCAGACTGCTCGGAGACACAGGAATTAACCGAACAAGTTGAAAATGACAACGAAACCAATAATGAATAAATTCAGTTTCTTTTGTATCAATTTCCTATCTTTTCCTTTCCGCATACCAATCAATGATCAAACACAGCCTACAGGTCAAATAGCACCACTTAGCGTTATTTCTTTTCCGAAGATGTTTGCCAGTCAACAGAGTACAGAATGTGCACAGTCTACAAAGACAGAAACTGCCGGGACATCCAATGCTCTACGTGTATATATTAAGTATGCAACTCACCTTACGCAAGGTGTAGAAGGATTCAAGATATCTGCAAAGAGTAGGTGCATCATTCAGGTCAAGCAGTGGTCTAAGACGATCACGTAGCACAACAATATCAGATAGTGCCACAGTCATTCCTCCACCAGTTAAAGGGTGGCGCATGTTGAACGCATCACCCATCAACAAGGCTCCAGGAGTAGGATGAGGAGCAGCCGGCATGCTTCTGTTCGGCATTGTCCTTATGTTTCCTCTATCAATAGCGGCAATAAAGCTATCTTGCAACTGCAGAGGAATCTGCACATAATAGAAGTTTTTCATGAGTCCAATGTGATAAACAGgataaatttctttttgtgtATTTCCGCAAAAATGATCATATACAACAAGGCGTTAGATGAAACGAAGGATGTGAATAAGGTATATACCTGGGGAGCAACCATAGTCTTCAAGTACTTGGCCATTTCACCATTTGAAATAGAAGGGACCTTTTGACCGGGTACATCAACAAGACAGCGAATCTCTGTGCTACTGATTTTGTAAAACAAGATGGGAGATGGGTCTGCTAAAATGACATGCCCATGATTTACGTATGGGAGTTCGCAGTTCTCCAGTATCAAACCAACAAAACAAGACGGCACGTCCACCTAAAATGAATAATATGAAATCAAGGGTTTAGGCTCAAGCAATGAGACATCTTGGTCGATCCAAGCATGTGACAGGCAAAAAGATGAcaagaaaagcaaagagaagCCATGCGCACCTTAGGTTTGCAAAGAGATTTGCGCAAGTTTGAAAAACAGCCATCGCACACAATGGTCAAAGGTGCATATGCTGATACTTCTTCACCATTCTTGCTCTTGTATTGAACACCTTTAATGGTGCCCTTTTCTTCAAGCAGAGATGTCACTGTTCCTTGCTCCAATCGAACACTGCATAAAACGGAGAAACAAGGTTTAGTGACCAATTAACATGGAGTCAAGTACTTAAAAGGGAAAATGTCAAATTTGCAATAGGAGAGAAGACATACTTGGGAAGGGTTGCAGCTTTCTCTcgcattttttgaatgaagcgGCCATTGTGGAAGCTCCTTCCCGACACATCTGAGTGGAACTTTTCCAAAGGATACGAGAGTCGAGTGTTCCTTCCATCTTTGAAAAGAGCATACCCAAACACCCGCTGAGCGTCAATATCCTCCACGCAGTCTGTGGTAAACAAATCACATGTTTTATTAACCAACCCACGCATACGACATAAAGAAGGACTTATGTATGTCACAAGAGTAAAATAGATTTGTTGGGTTGAAAATAGTAGTCAACCATCAAACACGGCTAGTTGAAAAACTAGTAACAAAGCACTAGTGTTCAAACTCATGTGGTTTGACTTTGTATACGTGTGTTACCCTTACCTTGCAATCCCAACTCAATTAATTTGAGATAGCCGCCGGGCTGTAGCAGCTCTCCAACAATCCGATCAGGCTCAGTCAAGTCTCTTTCAATCACATGAACACGACGCCCGTCCTGCAATTCAAAGAACAAAGTCAGCTTGCAGTTAGATTAATCTGCAATTTGATAGTAAGAAAATCATCGATAACCAACATCAGACATAATAATCTAATTCCACAATCCAGACAATCAAAAAACTGAGGAGTTCTATGTCTTTTTCCACCGACTCTTGGATGGCGGTTATTAAATTTAGTGATTTTTGGTGATTTTAACGGAGATAAATTAAGTTACTCTTGGATTGATTATTCTAAGGAGTTTTGAATGTTTCAAGATTTGTGAATATGATATCTCAACTTGAAAAGACCACAGTTCAAAACCAGAATCGAAACGCACTGCAATccaatggtttgaattggtCTGGTTTTAGTTTCATATGAATTTTTTAGGTTCACAAAATCTCCAATCCGTACAAATTATTTTGGTTCCTGATCCACCCTGAAATCGAACTAATCTGATTTATGCTCACACCTACCCAATAGTATTCTGTTGCTTGCTTATAAAATGATCCATTAACccgggggaaaaaaaaccattttAGTCATATAAAAATCAGGTGCTAACTGAAACACTTAAAAAACAGAtttaaaaatttgacaaatgacAGGTGACACGTGGAAGCATTAATTTACAACGATTAGTGTAGGATATAGTAATAAATTAAACTGCATACTAGCTAGAATCTTCCGGCTAAATCTTAACTAACGAACTACTACTGCATAGCTCAAGTGCTTGTAGGCTTGGCCCAAGGTTTCTTCGGTGAGGTTAAGGGTCTGAGTTTGGGCAGAAGTCAAAAGCTCGATTATACAAATCTAATTACGTAATATCGCATCGCACACCAACAAGTCAATAAATAGTAATGTATTTGATTCGAACACATATACAGCTTTGTATGTGTTTGCATATTTACGTTTGCAAATGGTATCACAATGTTGAAATTTAATTCagatttgtttgtctttttcgactttttgttgaatttgtaTTAAGTTCTTCATACTAGTTATAAATGTCTTCACGAAACGAATCTAAGAAGTTAACAATCACCAAAAACGTATAATTTCGAAACAATTGTCATTATTGTCTTTCAAATTCCTATCATCTTAACATTTTCAACCTCGCTACATATTCTTAagcttttctgatttctcttgtCAAGCCGAATGATTAATTCTTTTAACTATTAATTCTTTTGTATGGTTTAgatgtttgttttgttaggtTGGTAGCCAATGTTTTGGCTGTAGTGTTGACTGTGTTGTGAATCTCTTCCAAGGCTATCTTTTGGGCTTGGTCCCTTTATAAAATTGCCCTttcccaacaacaaaaaaacttcACCCGAcgatatttaagaaaaaatttaccCTAGCTAAACTCACCTTAAtagtacttcttttttttttaatctcaccTAAATACTTCTTCGAGACTAAATTGTTCCAACTATTATCTCCGGACATCTGAACCTCACCAactccaaaatttcaaatttcaaaccgGAATCCTATATCGATTAACCGTTAAAAAAACTTATCTAAGcagaaataatataaatttaagTTATGCATTTATACACAAATGCGAAATAGATCACCGCGAAATTAATGCAAACGAAGGAACGAAAACAATACGCACCTTGCCGAGGGTGTGAGCGAGAGCGGCACCTGCGACGCCGGCGCCGACGATGATGACGTCGACGTCGTCGTCCTTCTTAGATCTGTATACTCCGCTAATTTcagtcgtcgtcgtcgtcgtggTAGCGTTAGCGGCGGCCGCGGCGTTGCCTTCTCCCCGGCCGTTCCGCTTCCGGAGTAAATTGTACAACAGCCCCGTCGCCATCACGATGGCCAGTACGGAGCCTAGCGCGTAGTAGTATTGTTCCGCCATTTTCGCTATAGAGAATGCCTGTCGAACTATCCAAAGTAAGACCTACACGACGACGTTCGACCACGGCGAGGCCGACtacgctccctctctctctctctctaaatgttCGTTCgttttcactctctctctctcctcggtgGCTATACACTTTCGTCGTTGGAAAGTTAATTACTCCTTTCAGAAGACGGGTGACCATGAAAGATTCAAGGACATGGGCCTTTTATAGGCGGAGTTGTACGAGCTATCAACAATAGtgacatgattaaaaaaataaaaaatactaaatcAACAATTGTGACTGTGACCAGGCTAGCCTAATTGGCTAATTCTTGGTTGAATTTGAATTGCTTTACTTCTTTTACCTTTAATTTGtactaattttttatgtttctttacctatatatttgaaattttcatttatcttttttttgctcggcaatttTCATTTATCTTGacagagaaaggaaagaaaaaaaaatgaattaatttttttaagaaataaaaatgcctgttttgattttatttatttttttgtcttttagtgggtttttttttttagtttctaaattattttattttattttccgatcAAGGGGAATAAATATTCTAAAATTTTAATTCAAGCACAAGAAAGTTCAATATGAAACAAAAATACGTCAAATATATTAAATTATATCAGACATCGCctagaattttataatttagttttgtttgaaacttgtgttttgttgttgttgttgttgttgttgttattgttgtgtATGTGCAAGTTTGTTTCTTCACTATATTACTTATGTTTGCATTCTACCTAAGCTAAACATGATAATCCATTGGGATGTCAAGTAGCTCTTAGCTCATAACTCTCGTATAAAAACTCATCGTTTTAAAATTAAAGGGCGAACGAATAGTAAATATTTGATTCACTTACTCGTGGTTAGAAAAGATCATGTCTTCGACTAACCTTGTTGGTTTATAGCTAGGTAGCAGTATTGTTAGACGTAATTGCttacttccttttttctttttcttttttatagaCAATTACACCCtatctctttttttataaatgtaTTTGTCTATTATTTGCCCATTAATCATTATCAACCAAACCCTATATAATCTTATTGGTCCCTTCTCTTTTgaatcaaaataataatttttaaaagttgAACGACAATTCTAGAAAGTTTCTTGCTTAGCTAATATTTTTGTTGCTCAGTGACAATTCTAGATAGTTACGATGAAGCTTTTATATACAATGATTGcgatttctttaaaaataatagattatCCATAACAGACAACTTGATTAGAACAAAGGgagtaaggccccgttccagaaagccaaataagtacttattttttaagaaggtaatttcaagctcaaaaataatgggtttattgaaatctaaaaatatgcaatatggatcttgtttaagagatctcaatgaaatctttaatacggtgcataaaaaattaaaaatttatttttcgtttacattatttttgagtttgaaaatgtgaaataagtacttattttttaagaaggtgttctggaacgggctctaaaaAGGCTATGATCCAGCAAGAAATTAAATgacgataaaaaaaagaaattaaattaattgCCAAAAAAGAGTTTCCCTGCTTTTGAAcagatttggattaaaaagttactgtatataacttttttgtttgtctttattcaaaattcttttgcatttgttcgttttacatcaaacttttgtgacttattgattcgtcatgtcaagaggaatcggaaagtaaaattttttggataGAAATTCACgacttttttgaataaaaacaaaaataagtcaaattttgtgactttttgacttatttttgtcctttcaaaaaaattgtgaattacatactataaaaaaaacttttactttCTGATTCCTAttaacgagacgaatcaatgattcacaaaagtttgacgcaaaattaaaaCTTAATCgggttcaaaatttaaattccGGGTGGCAAAGTTAGAAGAAATCAACCATGCACTAAAATCGATGTATTTACTATTTAGCaccgataaaaataaaaatattctaAAGTTAATTATTCATAGTAGTGAAAAAAGAGTACATATATTTTAAGGTTAATCAACCATCAACGTggaataaaaatattttaacaaTCTACCAGAATGCAACTTTGCGTTTTCTCGAATCTAGAGAACAATGTTGATTAGAAAACAATGTGGATCTTCTTATAGCAAAtcagtttgaaaagaaaaaccaaaaaaaatgaggtcattaggtcatccacagtggtataaccaaaagttaattgttgttaaagttaacaatattggtgtaaaaaatggctcacaatggtataatcaaacttagcaacatccttagaaataatcaaattttgggctttggataaccaaaactagcaacctttttcaataatcaaaatttgtgaaccccacactacataagttaactaattccaaaatttatatacacatgtatttcaactactattttattattctcttcttcacttcaaccacaaactgtttctctttcttttcctccaaaagtgaaactcatatttctcgatcatctataatttaacccatcgttgctggattaaggtattttactcttcttttccgtttctattttaggctgcattcttatgaatttaacttaaacttaacttaaatctgaaaattgtctttatttgaatttttttttcgcattttttagttttgcgccaaacttttatgggttattgattcgtctcaatgagaggaatcgggaaaagtgtttttttttttttacttttacccacgtattttgataaataatcactttttagcaaaaattttgattttttcaactaaaaagtggttattcattttttgttcctgcccctatggttgagtaaacaaagaaccttgcaaaaaaataaagaggaagaaccttgcattcatATATTCGagatatttttgccaaaaaaaactaaaaagtggttattcattttttgttcctgcctctatggttgagtaaacaaagaaccttgcaaaaaaaataaagaggaagaaccttgcattcttttccaaatttaagaacacatctgattttttttttttgaaagattaagagagtggtggatttgtgatataggctataggaataggaagaaaaaaaaagtttcggtgttgttttgataaatAACACTATGAAAaacaccatatattcgatatatttttgccaaaaaaaaaacgtaatggagggaagtgaatggcagaaaataaagggggagagagagattgtgtgaaattataGTGAAccctttattttggttatggactagaagtgaccattgtgaacctcaatattgttaagcttagcaatctcttaagtaaataatcaaaagctgatgtgtcaacttttggttatctatttttgattataccactgtggatggccttagcaAGTTAATTGCAACATAATTGTtgggctagctcagttggcctGGACTTTTGTATGGAAGTCAGGAGTTCGAGTTTTCCCACCTGCGAGTGAATGTTCTTCCCTTTGagggtttttcttttatttccttgtTTCTACcttataatgggcttattttttgtattaattgagttgttgggtttgttatctcgtggacttttacaattgatgtagtgtcacGGGCTTGTACCAtgtacttcatatctgatgtTAAATGATCTATTctatacaaaaaaaagaaaagaaaagggaggggGGCCATATATTGTATAGTTTAGGTCCAGTTTGGACGATTCGTGGGCCCTTTTCGGGGCCACAATAATAATCGAACTGTTCACTTTATAGAACTCGGCGAGAACATTACCACTTTTCGGGGCCACAATAATAATCGAACTGTTCACTTTATAGAACTCGGCGAGAACATTGACCACACAAAAAATTCATGCTGAttggatatcgtttgatatgatttcaaaatgcattcaatttgtaagaaaaaaagtgtGTAACACTGGATTGCAATCTATTTGACGAAGATCAATACATTTCGATATCACATCAAACAATATccgatcaatgtgatttttgacGTATAAACGTTCTCgatgaactctaaaaaatgaacagttCTTATCATTATTGTGGACCAGAAAAGGACccacaaatgatccaaaaccGGATCGAAAAGACCAAACTGGACGGGATCCTCCTCCAAAGGGGAGTGGACCGTGAGTGTTGGGTGTGAGTCTTGTGACCAAGTCACCGTCTTGAGTGGTATGATGTCAAAGAGTGGTGCGAGTCGTTCGTTTTTTTGCCCCAAGTGAGCAACGATCATAAAATGAGTTTTTTCGGGACAAATATGATTCAATCACGTATTTTATAATATACTAGCGGATGTTTGTGCCTAAAGACTCATCAGAATGTAACATTTatcaacttaaaaaaaaaaatatccgtTCTACGTGACTAATTTATGCGATAAATATAATTTATGCGAAGCGAGAGTTACTATTTTGAGATATATTGTCTAAAAGGTGAGGATAGAGGGATATATTTATCATGAGAAATAATCTGATAGCTAAAAAATTAACAGGAAGTGATCTAACGGTTATAAAGGTTACTCTCGTTTATATGCACAGATATTTTCAACAGAAAACCGCTctatttttataatatatatatatatatatatatatcagattcaatcaggtaagggcgcccttaccttgttaaggtaaggacctcccattttccgatcgaatttcgatgatccgagccgctcaatgtgtttagaacgtgattttaagggtactcgcaagaaatcggcaaaaaaaatgaccggaaagggctttatccgagcagtttttgtttgttttttatcgaacggttcaaataaaaactgttcgaatgaagcccttcctaatatttttttttgctgatttctcgcgggtacccttaaaatcacattctgaacacattgagcggctcggatcatcgaacttcgatcgggaaaagggagaaaaagggaagcccttaccttaacaaggtaagggcgcccttatctGAAggggactgatatatatatatatatatatatatatatatatatatatatatatatatatatatatatatatatataatcaattgGAACCTTTGCAAATAATGATCTAATTgcgaaaactttatatccatcttaaaatcaattgacaattaATTAGCGAGAGGTTGCCCAGGTTCATACCGAACGTGCTAATTCCATTTGTCAAAATTTTTCTATAAAATCAAGAAGAATCAAAGTTAATTTTCAAATATCATTTTATGCACAGTAAAGATTGAGGTACAGCAGTGGCTGTATAGCAGCCCAGTACAGATGGGTTTTGagattctgaagcaaagttgaatgattcgtaaacgcctttaccgatatcagattgagatgattttttacaggtaccgtaaaaaatatgtttttaacaaaatgagcggctccgattatctttacGGGATCCGAAACGGGTGCAAAACCCATCTGTACTGGGCTGCTGTACAGCCACTACTGTACCACTAGCAGCTCTCTTTTATGCAAGACCTTCATATGTGCATCGAATGATTATGAACATATCCGAATTAATTTGGTGCAGTGCTACCAAAGTAATCCCCCATTTGAACACACACGGTGAGCAGCTTATCGTGACTTTTGATCACATCGGGCACCATATAATTGTAGGTCCTGCGTGGCATGCGGGGTCATGTTCCTCGTTGGCGGGCACGGGGTGCAATTCCACTGGTACTACTCGTTCCTTGACCGGGAAAAAAAAGCTGCGCGCAAGTTTAAAAATGGTACACATCTTTTGACTCATTAACGAGAACTACACAACACGCACTGCTTTCTACGAGTATTTCAGAGAAATTACGGGCACTTGACTAAAAAAGCTGTTTTTGTTTATTACTCAGGTGTCCGGATCAGTTTATTTGAACCTTGACTAATTCTGGGAGAGTAATTTCATCGTTCACTCGCGGGGGTCTCAGTTAAAATCAGAACAAATCTATGCATGAACTAGTCCCAAAATAGTTCATGAAACTTAAGagatttcaaatttaaaatcttACGAGAGAGCAAATTCCTAGGTGGATTACCAGGTGAAAACTACAAAGTTTTGACTAAAAAAGCTGTTGAATTAGTCAAACCAAATCCAACGTTTTGTAATTGGTCTTTCTTTTACTATTAATTTAAGCCATTATCGGCCCTGTCCTGCTGTCCACTactctaaaagtttttttttttgatcagaacaCTACTCTAAAAGTTCTACTTCTGATAAAACGTACTCTAAAAGTATGAATGCAAAAAATACGTttgaatacaaaaaataaaaaaataaatagagagaaaataaatatgTTTGAATGCAAAGAGTGTGTGTATTAGGagttgagaataaattctattcaccgccggtgtaaaatctcatttttctacCACCGCTCATTATGGGCTCCACCGAGTGTCTATTCTTGTGATCTCAatcgttcatattttaagacccgCAGTATAGTATTGTCATTTAAAGAATCAGCTTGATCAGAAGTCGATAagtatatcaaaatttaaattttggtttataaaatggacgatctgatttctgtcaataataataaagataaactattcattttacaaagcaaaaattcaatttttgatatattcctattgatgtccgatcaagtttattttttgcatgggtaCACTATTATGTggggtctacaagatgaacggttcagatcaacaataaacacacgGTAGGACCGTAGTGgtgaaaaagtgaaattttcTACCgccggttaaaaaaaaaatttaatctcataTGAGCTTTTCTTGGCATTTTTTAACATCCCAGGACTGCCCCTGTTGCCGTAAGTAGTATATAGCcgttagtttttatttttttgatcagctaTATAGCCGTTAGTTGAATGAGATGTTCCGTGACTGGGTCTACTTTTAATTACCGTACCTCTTCCCTTCCCAAAAGATAAGATCTGTTTGGACGGTCAAAACTGCGATGGCTGTAGAAGTCGTTTGgataaggccccgttccgcaatgcaaaaaaagctcttattttttaagaagacaatttcaaactaaaaaattatggacttgttgaaatttaaaaatatgcaatatgaatcttatttaaaagatctcatcgaaatcttttatacgatgcaaaaaaatttaaaattttattttttatttatattatttttgagtttgaaaatgtaaaatacactgcttattttttaagaaaatttctagaacggagcctaaagtACTTCATTAACCTTTTAGACGTACGGTGAGTATTTTTAATTAGTGGTTAGATAAAAAGTGGATGGTGCAGTACCCACGGCCTCATGCGAGTTGAAGTTTGAACGACAAACACGTCGTGAAtctttaataaataaataaaaggtgggttttattattattattatcagaAAGGTGGGttcttttaaacttaacttattttttcgttttctgtgttttatttgtcttttctgTATATTTTTTGATGCGACATGTACATCTACTCTGATATTGATTGGGCATTAATTAATGAGATCCTTATCACAAAATCTCGTAATTgaacaccaaaaaatatttatcttgGATtgcaaaaaattcataaacaacACCATCTAATTTCGTAAATAACACCTCAAAACTCGTAAATAAcaccataaaattcataatttttaccCGTATCTTTTTTATCACAGCATTCccaaacaataaacaaaaaagtttGTAAACAAAAGTTTGTAATAATGT
The sequence above is drawn from the Rhododendron vialii isolate Sample 1 chromosome 6a, ASM3025357v1 genome and encodes:
- the LOC131330212 gene encoding squalene monooxygenase SE1-like — protein: MAEQYYYALGSVLAIVMATGLLYNLLRKRNGRGEGNAAAAANATTTTTTTEISGVYRSKKDDDVDVIIVGAGVAGAALAHTLGKDGRRVHVIERDLTEPDRIVGELLQPGGYLKLIELGLQDCVEDIDAQRVFGYALFKDGRNTRLSYPLEKFHSDVSGRSFHNGRFIQKMREKAATLPNVRLEQGTVTSLLEEKGTIKGVQYKSKNGEEVSAYAPLTIVCDGCFSNLRKSLCKPKVDVPSCFVGLILENCELPYVNHGHVILADPSPILFYKISSTEIRCLVDVPGQKVPSISNGEMAKYLKTMVAPQIPLQLQDSFIAAIDRGNIRTMPNRSMPAAPHPTPGALLMGDAFNMRHPLTGGGMTVALSDIVVLRDRLRPLLDLNDAPTLCRYLESFYTLRKPVASTINTLAGALYKVFCASPDEALKEMRQACFDYLSLGGVCSQGPVSLLSGLNPRPLSLVVHFFAVAIYGVGRLLLPFPSPKRVWIGAKLISGASGIILPIIKAEGVRQMFFPATVPAYYRAPPVL